A genomic stretch from Sander vitreus isolate 19-12246 chromosome 17, sanVit1, whole genome shotgun sequence includes:
- the morn4 gene encoding MORN repeat-containing protein 4: MTLTRGSFTYASGEEYHGEWKEGQRHGVGQLKFQDGTCYSGQFENGLFHGSGVLLFTDGSRYEGEFAHGKFQGVGVFSRYDGMKFEGEFKDGRVEGYGLLTFPDGAHGVPRNEGLFQSHKLQKREKCPGVVQRAQASASNARSLAL, from the exons ATGACTCTGACCAGAGGATCTTTCACATATGCCAGTGGGGAAGAGTACCACGGCGAGTGGAAAGAAG GTCAGAGGCATGGGGTTGGCCAGCTCAAGTTTCAGGATGGAACCTGCTACTCTGGTCAGTTTGAGAATGGACTCTTCCATGGCTCCGGTGTACTGCTCTTTACAGATGGATCCAG GTACGAAGGAGAATTTGCACATGGAAAGTTTCAAGGCGTGGGAGTCTTCAGTCGATACGATGGCATGAAGTTTGAAGGAGAATTCAAAGATGGACGTGTTGAGGGATATG GGCTATTGACATTCCCAGATGGAGCTCATGGTGTCCCACGAAACGAGGGTTTGTTTCAAAGCCACAAGCTgcagaagagagagaagtgTCCAGGAGTGGTGCAGCGTGCACAGGCTTCAGCCTCCAACGCTCGCAGTCTGGCACTTTGA
- the ankrd2 gene encoding uncharacterized protein ankrd2, translated as MEEVVQWAANVMDHKTGIEKKDQIGPMDTAEFMNAASQGKLTIIKYLADGGNPNVHDELKRTALHRASLEGHTVVVQMLLEKGANINFEDQLGSRAIHWACRGGSLNVVKALKSHRADLNVRDKLYSTPLHVATRTGHTAIVEYLCSCGAKINSRDREGDTALHDAVRLNRYKIVKLLIVAGADTKIKNNEGVTAVQQVKQWQLDIIETLRREVGPENTLREE; from the exons ATGGAAGAGGTTGTGCAGTGGGCAGCCAATGTGATGGACCATAAAACAGGAATTGAAAAGAAAGATCAG ataGGGCCTATGGATACTGCAGAATTCATGAATGCAGCCAGTCAAGGCAAACTGACTATAATAAAGTATCTGGCTGATGGTGGGAACCCTAATGTCCATGATGAG TTGAAGAGGACAGCGTTACACCGTGCCTCTCTAGAAGGACACACTGTAGTTGTCCAAATGCTTTTAGAAAAAGGAGCCAATATCAACTTTGAAGACCAA CTGGGCTCCAGGGCCATTCACTGGGCCTGCAGAGGGGGAAGCCTGAATGTTGTCAAAGCCCTTAAGAGCCATAGGGCTGACCTGAATGTTAGAGATAAG TTGTACAGCACTCCTCTGCATGTGGCCACAAGAACAGGCCACACGGCCATTGTGGAGTACCTGTGTTCCTGTGGTGCCAAAATCAACTCCAGGGACAGG GAAGGGGACACAGCCCTGCATGATGCTGTGCGTCTCAACAGATACAAGATAGTGAAGCTGCTCATAGTTGCAGGGGCTGacacaaaaattaaaaataat GAGGGAGTGACTGCAGTGCAGCAGGTAAAACAATGGCAGTTGGACATCATAGAGACCCTGCGGAGGGAGGTGGGACCCGAAAACACCTTGAGAGAGGAGTAA
- the st3gal7 gene encoding ST3 beta-galactoside alpha-2,3-sialyltransferase 7, with product MVTLTHLSVEDPDDGSPLLPQAVEAATPTPVLHRQRVITKTDLREFFLTRSENLAFSLVLLIGCYSAILIPAYFPLDKVATLSDDNQLPKDLVRTHILVLLNRSASLLSGPCQPRWCLDHLKPLSCSAGLLDIPVFVQKDRPVSWDLSPPQGLQGSEEHLALALASLPQPGLPPSLRSEGSCRRCVVVGNGGVLHGSHLGSDIDRYDIIIRLNNAPVPGFEKDAGSRTTIRLIYPEAAPHTANEYKKTTMVALVVFKSLDLDWLTSVITKQPLSFWSKMWFWREVVDYIPLTPESFRILHPEIIHKTGQVLQKYALKQGNMVPTLGASAVVMALQLCDHVSLAGFGYDMQHPGARLHYYETIRMDAMKAQVVHDVSAEKLFLRDLVAAGAVTDLTGALSQQCRG from the exons ATGGTGACGCTGACTCACTTGAGTGTTGAGGACCCAGACGATGGTTCTCCACTGCTGCCTCAGGCTGTGGAGGCTGCAACACCAACGCCTGTCCTTCACAGACAGCGAGTGATCACAAAGACTGACTTGAGGGAATTTTTCCTCACCAG GAGTGAGAACCTTGCCTTCAGTCTGGTGCTGCTGATCGGATGCTACTCTGCTATTCTGATTCCTGCATATTTCCCCTTGGATAAAGTGGCAACTCTCAGTGATGACAACCAACTTCCCAAAGATCTGGTACGGACACACATCTTA GTCTTACTAAATCGGTCAGCCTCCCTGCTGTCAGGCCCCTGTCAGCCTCGCTGGTGTCTGGACCACCTCAAGCCCCTTTCTTGTTCAGCAGGCCTCCTAGACATACCTGTGTTTGTGCAGAAGGACAGGCCTGTGTCCTGGGATCTGTCCCCTCCTCAGGGGCTCCAGGGCAGCGAAGAGCATCTGGCCCTGGCTCTTGCATCTCTGCCTCAGCCTGGCTTGCCTCCATCACTGAGGAGTGAAGGCAGCTGCAGGCGATGTGTGGTGGTGGGCAATGGAGGGGTTCTTCATGGGAGCCATCTCGGATCAGATATAGATCGGTATGACATCATTATCAG GCTAAATAATGCTCCAGTGCCTGGCTTTGAAAAAGATGCTGGTTCCCGCACAACCATCCGCCTGATTTATCCAGAGGCAGCACCTCACACCGCAAACGAATATAAAAAGACCACCATGGTTGCTTTGGTGGTCTTTAAGAGCCTGGACCTGGACTGGCTCACTTCTGTCATCACCAAACAGCCTCTG agctTCTGGTCCAAAATGTGGTTCTGGAGGGAGGTGGTGGATTATATTCCTCTGACACCAGAGAGCTTCAGGATCCTCCATCCGGAGATTATTCACAAGACAGGACAAGTTCTACAGAAATATGCTCTGAAACAGGGAAAC ATGGTGCCAACACTAGGTGCAAGTGCAGTGGTGATGGCTTTGCAGCTGTGTGACCATGTGAGCCTGGCAGGGTTTGGATACGACATGCAGCACCCAGGTGCCAGACTTCACTACTATGAGACCATACGCATGGACGCAATGAAGGCTCAA GTGGTGCATGACGTAAGTGCTGAGAAACTCTTCCTGAGGGACCTGGTGGCTGCAGGAGCTGTGACTGACCTCACAGGAGCTCTGAGTCAGCAGTGCAGAGGCTGA
- the hps1 gene encoding BLOC-3 complex member HPS1, with product MKCLLIASESAEVLFQWTDPEFQQNVQEQYGASQEEGHGLPAFEDSISTLFAPIIISCSTMVDRLCDSYTSFTTENNHIYVLHQFDECLYIAVNGDGEEGEGDLRRKIYVMKKMIEVMFGMVTLSSNLLRRELRPQDTEQRARLWKHLQSLLETYSQLRENDQSFLVEAVERLIHPTLCEQCIEFLERRLVQQLNGSVERAGEEVLHSFILIHTKLLAFYSSRNASSLSTSDLLTLIIMAQNMYPSNIDLDDPHPEDVESTSGSGPDSFYTPEPSPTDRDSSSSADKPVRGSTPVFEFVDPDVQMAEDSLQALEVAPPAPSTPRRVFLEVSLKDGLYPMMPHSMYCLPLWPGISLVMLTKIPTSAVAMSVYMFLEAFAKLEKRLSEGQEGSAATRGQPTIHDVRSKLDKFIKALGPSEIQSAQLQNVWTEFKNRAFSRGGPGFNRDLIPWCKNMKTQLCGIYRQCFLIESGKADIPQCLSPSLQERAQTMMQEKLMDWKDFLLVKSKRNITMVSYLEDFPGLIHFICVDRSTGQMIAPSLNITERNTSELGKGPVAQFIKSKVWSLVSTTRRYLQKGYSTVTLRDGDFYFCYFLWFENETGYKLEAGDIPILPDDSAPIGMLAWDYYRKLLRYYSKNHQGEVVKCYELLTVHLGVIPTEIILQHCRQLASKLWEPSRNPLL from the exons ATGAAGTGTTTGCTGATAGCCAGTGAGAGCGCTGAGGTCCTCTTCCAGTGGACTGACCCAGAATTTCAGCAGAATGTCCAGGAACAGTATGGGGCGTCCCAAGAGGAGGGCCATGGG CTTCCAGCCTTCGAGGACAGCATCAGCACTCTGTTTGCTCCCATCATTATCTCCTGCAGCACCATGGTGGACAGGCTGTGTGACAGCTACACCTCCTTCACCACAGAAAACAACCATATCTACGTCCTACACCAG TTCGATGAGTGTCTTTACATTGCTGTGAATGGAGacggggaggagggagagggtgaTCTGAGGAGGAAGATCTATGTGATGAAAAAGATGATTGAGGTCATGTTTGGCATGGTCACCCTCAGCAGTAACCTCCTCAGGAGAGA ACTGCGTCCTCAGGACACGGAGCAAAGGGCGAGGCTGTGGAAGCATCTCCAGAGCCTACTGGAGACCTACAGCCAGCTCCGAGAGAACGACCAGAGCTTCTTAGTGGAG GCAGTGGAGAGGCTGATCCACCCCACGCTGTGTGAGCAGTGCATCGAGTTCCTAGAGCGCCGTTTAGTTCAGCAGCTCAATGGCAGTgtagagagagcaggagaggaggTGCTGCACTCCTTCATCCTGATTCACACCAAACTGCTTGCCTTCTACTCCAG CCGCAATGCAAGCTCGCTCTCCACCTCAGACCTCCTGACTCTCATCATCATGGCACAGAATATGTATCCTAGCAACATAGACCTGGATGATCCACATCCTGAG GATGTTGAGAGTACATCCGGTTCTGGTCCTGACAGTTTTTACACGCCAGAGCCCTCCCCTACAGACAGGGACTCAAGCAGTTCAG cagaCAAGCCAGTGAGAGGAAGTACTCCTGTGTTTGAGTTTGTGGATCCAGATGTCCAG ATGGCAGAGGACAGCTTGCAGGCTCTGGAAGTTGCCCCACCTGCCCCTTCAACCCCTCGCAGAGTCTTCTTAGAGGTCTCACTCAAAGATGGGCTGTATCCCATGATGCCTCACTCCATGTACTGTCTGCCACTGTGGCCGGGCATTAGCCTTGTGATGCTAACTAAG ATTCCCACCAGTGCAGTGGCCATGTCAGTGTATATGTTTTTGGAAGCCTTTGCCAAGCTGGAAAAGCGTTTAAGTGAAGGCCAAGAAGGTTCTGCTGCTACTAGAGGCCAGCCAACTATACATGACGTACGGAGCAAACTGGATAAATTCATTAAAGCCCTGGGGCCTAGTGAGATACAG TCTGCACAGTTACAAAACGTCTGGACAGAGTTCAAGAACCGAGCCTTTTCCAGAGGAGGGCCTGGGTTCAACAGAGA tcttatCCCATGGTGTAAGAATATGAAGACCCAGCTGTGTGGAATATACCGACAATGTTTTCTCATTGAATCTGGAAAAGCCGACATTCCACAATGTCTCTCTCCCAGTCTGCAGGAACGAGCCCAGACCATGATGCA aGAGAAACTGATGGACTGGAAGGACTTCCTGTTGGTGAAGAGCAAGAGGAATATCACCATGGTGTC TTACCTGGAGGATTTCCCAGGCCTCATCCATTTTATCTGCGTGGATCGATCCACCGGCCAAATGATTGCGCCGTCGCTCAACATCACTGAACGCAACACGTCTGAGCTGGGGAAGGGACCAGTGGCTCAGTTCATCAAAAGCAAG GTGTGGAGCCTGGTCAGCACAACACGGCGCTATCTCCAGAAAGGTTACTCCACTGTCACATTGCGCGACGGAGACTTCTACTTCTGCTACTTCCTctggtttgaaaatgaaaca GGCTACAAGTTAGAGGCAGGGGACATACCCATCCTACCTGATGACTCTGCCCCCATTGGGATGCTTGCCTGGGACTACTACAG GAAGCTGCTGCGGTACTACAGCAAGAATCACCAGGGTGAGGTGGTGAAGTGTTACGAGCTGCTTACAGTTCACCTGGGGGTCATCCCCACTGAGATCATCCTCCAGCACTGCAGACAGCTCGCAAGCAAACTGTGGGAGCCGTCGCGCAACCCACTGCTgtag